From the genome of Motacilla alba alba isolate MOTALB_02 chromosome 13, Motacilla_alba_V1.0_pri, whole genome shotgun sequence, one region includes:
- the SLC4A9 gene encoding anion exchange protein 4 isoform X1, with the protein MRAHMPGASGTALRAADSCSQPRLECSNPGALSQAFGCSIFPSSMATAARRAGAALQREERGDVTCPLLFIQLNQLLNTPAGLEWREMARWIKFEEKVEDGGERWSAPHVPALPLHSLFQLRTCLQKGTLLLDLDATSFKEIIDKALSEQPEEAELQPALKERLAALLLLQPQHQPTKSLLQLLAELGLSLCQGKAKGRSEPRTQVSKTPLKEQLRNRFKKKVPPGAEAAHVAVGEVEFLEKPFIAFIRLRHGVSLGSLAEVSLPSRFLFILLGPPKVKAYQEVGRAMATLLTDELFQRVARQAEHREDLMAGIEAFLDELVVLPPGKWDPGARIPPPSHLPAPRRRTAVDPLDQQPHGNGDMTAAGDRASPGHPHSGEELERTGRLFGGLLRDIRRKAPWYGSDFSDALHPQCLSAVLYIYLATVTNAITFGGMLGDATANMQGVLESFLGTAFAGSIFCLFSGQPLTILSSTGPVLVFERLLFSFSQDHGLDYLEFRLWIGLWVAFFGVVLVATEASHLVRYFTRFTEEGFCALISLIFIYDSLKKMLSLADAFPINWQYRLDNVTSYSCTCNLSSPGHSSAGNDSSLPSPLATRQVQPLLPGRQERPGGEPKVSMCDPSSPPTSSLQPPATPAGLSRTQCLDRGGHLLGTSCHYVPDVTLISFLLFGGTFLFCTALKHFRSSRYFPVGVRKLVSDFAVILAILASCAVDALLGLETPKLLVPSELKPTNPARGWIVFPFGANPWWVCLLSAVPAVLVTILIFMDQQITAVILNRREYKLQKGAGFHLDLLCVSLLMVVTSVTGLPWYVSATVISLAHMDSLRKESATSAPGEPPEFLGIREQRLTGLAVFILMGASVFMAPVLKHIPMPVLYGAFLHMGVTALNSIQLMDRVRLLLMPAKHQPDLAYLRHVPLRRVHLFTSIQLLCLALLWLLKSTVAAIIFPVMLLALLGIRKGLERIFSPHDLSWLDGPVPGPGAAGPRPRERTEQGSRAEEVGALLGASLGHSRRGAAALARGGAMAAR; encoded by the exons ATGCGAGCCCACATGCCCGGGGCGAGTGGCACGGCTCTCCGGGCAGCAGacagctgctcacagcccagactAGAGTGCAGCAACCCTGGAGCTCTCTCACAGGCTTTCGGCTGCAGCATCTTCCCCTCCAGCATGGCCACCGCGGCCCGGCGAGCTGGTGCCGCCCTGCAGCGGGAGGAGAGGGGGGACGTCACCTGCCCGCTGCTCTTCATCCAGCTCAACCAGCTCCTCAACACCCCGGCGGGGCTGGAGTGGAGGGAGATGGCCAG gtgGATCAAGTTTGAGGAGAAGGTGGAGGATGGCGGGGAGCGCTGGAGTGCACCCcatgtcccagctctgcccctgcacagcctgttccagctGAGGACATGCCTGCAGAAGGGGACACTGCTTCTGGATCTGGATGCCACCAGTTTCAAGGAAATAATTG ACAAAGCACTTTCCGAGCAGcctgaggaagcagagctgcagcctgcactgAAGGAGCGCCTGgcagccctcctgctcctccagccacagcaccagcccacaaaatccctgctgcagctccttgccGAGCTTGGTCTCTCTCTGTGCCAAG GGAAAGCCAAAGGCAGGTCTGAGCCCAGAACCCAGGTCTCCAAAACACCTCTTAAGGAGCAG CTGCGAAACAGATTCAAGAAGAAGGTCCCACCAGGGGCTGAAGCAGCCCACGTTGCTGTCGGGGAAGTTGAATTCCTGGAAAAGCCCTTCATTGCCTTCATTCGCCTCAGGCATGGCGTGTCCCTTGGCTCACTGGCTGAGGTTTCTCTTCCAAGCAG GTTCCTCTTCATCCTGCTGGGCCCCCCCAAAGTGAAAGCCTACCAGGAGGTAGGCAGGGCCATGGCCACACTGCTGACAGATGAG CTCTTCCAAAGAGTTGCCCGGCAGGCTGAGCACCGAGAGGACCTCATGGCAGGGATAGAGGCATTTCTGGATGAGCTGGTTGTGCTTCCTCCTGGGAAGTGGGACCCTGGTGCCCGAATTCCTCCTCCAAGCCATCTGCCAGCTCCACGCAGGAG gaCGGCTGTGGACCCACTGGACCAGCAGCCACATGGTAATGGGGACAtgacagcagctggggacagagccagcccagggcacccacactctggggaggagctggagaggacaGGCAG gcTTTTTGGAGGGCTGCTGCGAGACATCCGGAGGAAGGCACCGTGGTACGGCAGCGACTTCTCCGACGCCCTGCACCCTCAGTGCCTCTCAGCAGTGCTCTACATCTACCTGGCGACAGTCACCAATGCCATCACCTTCGGGGGCATGCTGGGGGATGCAACCGCCAACATGCAG GGGGTGCTGGAGAGCTTCCTGGGCACAGCCTTTGCTGGCTCCATCTTCTGCCTCTTTTCGGGCCAACCCCTGACCATCCTGAGCAGCACCGGCCCCGTGCTCGTCTTTGAGcgcctcctcttctccttcagccA GGATCACGGCCTGGACTACCTGGAGTTCCGCCTCTGGATTGGGCTCTGGGTGGCCTTTTTCGGTGTGGTGCTGGTGGCCACTGAGGCCAGTCACCTGGTGAGGTACTTCACCCGCTTCACCGAGGAAGGCTTCTGCGCACTCATCAGCCTGATATTCATCTACGACTCCCTGAAGAAGATGCTGAGCCTGGCAGATGCCTTCCCCATCAACTGGCAGTACCGGCTGGACAACGTCACCTCCTACAGCTGCACCTGCAACTTGTCCAGCCCCG GCCACAGCTCGGCAGGGAATGACTCGTCGCTGCCCTCACCCCTGGCCACCCGGCAGGtacagcccctgctgccaggcaggcaggaaaggccCGGGGGTGAGCCCAAGGTGTCCATGTGTGATCCCTCCTCACCACCCACCTcgtccctgcagcctcctgccaccccagcagggctgagcaggacCCAGTGCCTGGATCGAGGCGGGCATCtcctggggacaagctgccactaTGTGCCCGATGTCACCCTcatctccttcctgctctttgGGGGCACCTTCCTCTTCTGCACCGCACTCAAGCACTTCAGGAGCAGCCGCTACTTCCCCGTGGGG GTGCGGAAGCTGGTGAGCGACTTCGCTGTCATCCTGGCCATCCTCGCCTCCTGCGCTGTCGATGCTCTCCTGGGCCTGGAGACCCCCAAGTTGCTTGTCCCCAGCGAGCTGAAG CCCACAAACCCAGCACGGGGCTGGATCGTTTTCCCCTTTGGAGCCAACCCGTGGTGGGTCTGCCTGCTGTCCGCGGTGCCCGCTGTCCTTGTCACCATCCTCATTTTCATGGACCAGCAGATCACAGCTGTCATTCTTAACCGCAGGGAGTACaagctgcag aaaggagCAGGCTTCCACCTGGACCTCCTCTGTGTCTCCCTCCTGATGGTCGTCACCTCTGTCACTGGCCTCCCCTGGTATGTCTCAGCCACTGTTATCTCCCTGGCACACATGGACAGCCTGAGGAAGGAGAGTGCAACCTCAGCCCCCGGCGAGCCCCCCGAGTTCCTGGGCATCAG ggagcagaggctgacAGGCCTGGCTGTCTTCATCCTGATGGGAGCCTCTGTCTTCATGGCCCCCGTGCTCAAG CACATCCCGATGCCGGTGCTGTATGGGGCGTTCCTGCACATGGGGGTGACGGCCCTGAACAGCATccag CTCATGGACCGCGTGCGGCTGCTCCTGATGCCAGCCAAGCACCAGCCAGACCTTGCCTACCTCCGCCACGTGCCCCTGCGCCGGGTGCACCTCTTCACcagcatccagctgctctgcctggccctgctctggctTCTCAAGTCCACCGTGGCCGCTATTATTTTCCCAGTGATG ctgctggcgctgctgggGATCCGGAAGGGGCTGGAGCGCATCTTCTCCCCGCACGACCTGAGCTGGCTGGACGGGCCCGtgcccgggccgggggcggcggggccaCGGCCCCGGGAGCGGAcggagcagggcagcagagccgaGGAGGTCGGTGCTCTCCTGGGAGCCTCGCTCGGCCACAGCCGCCGCGGGGCCGCAGCGCTGGCGCGGGGAGGCGCGATGGCGGCCCGGTAA
- the SLC4A9 gene encoding anion exchange protein 4 isoform X5 translates to MRAHMPGASGTALRAADSCSQPRLECSNPGALSQAFGCSIFPSSMATAARRAGAALQREERGDVTCPLLFIQLNQLLNTPAGLEWREMARWIKFEEKVEDGGERWSAPHVPALPLHSLFQLRTCLQKGTLLLDLDATSFKEIIDKALSEQPEEAELQPALKERLAALLLLQPQHQPTKSLLQLLAELGLSLCQGKAKGRSEPRTQVSKTPLKEQLRNRFKKKVPPGAEAAHVAVGEVEFLEKPFIAFIRLRHGVSLGSLAEVSLPSRFLFILLGPPKVKAYQEVGRAMATLLTDELFQRVARQAEHREDLMAGIEAFLDELVVLPPGKWDPGARIPPPSHLPAPRRRTAVDPLDQQPHGNGDMTAAGDRASPGHPHSGEELERTGRLFGGLLRDIRRKAPWYGSDFSDALHPQCLSAVLYIYLATVTNAITFGGMLGDATANMQGVLESFLGTAFAGSIFCLFSGQPLTILSSTGPVLVFERLLFSFSQDHGLDYLEFRLWIGLWVAFFGVVLVATEASHLVRYFTRFTEEGFCALISLIFIYDSLKKMLSLADAFPINWQYRLDNVTSYSCTCNLSSPGHSSAGNDSSLPSPLATRQVQPLLPGRQERPGGEPKVSMCDPSSPPTSSLQPPATPAGLSRTQCLDRGGHLLGTSCHYVPDVTLISFLLFGGTFLFCTALKHFRSSRYFPVGVRKLVSDFAVILAILASCAVDALLGLETPKLLVPSELKPTNPARGWIVFPFGANPWWVCLLSAVPAVLVTILIFMDQQITAVILNRREYKLQKGAGFHLDLLCVSLLMVVTSVTGLPWYVSATVISLAHMDSLRKESATSAPGEPPEFLGIREQRLTGLAVFILMGASVFMAPVLKHIPMPVLYGAFLHMGVTALNSIQPQGLPHLGAAGRAGT, encoded by the exons ATGCGAGCCCACATGCCCGGGGCGAGTGGCACGGCTCTCCGGGCAGCAGacagctgctcacagcccagactAGAGTGCAGCAACCCTGGAGCTCTCTCACAGGCTTTCGGCTGCAGCATCTTCCCCTCCAGCATGGCCACCGCGGCCCGGCGAGCTGGTGCCGCCCTGCAGCGGGAGGAGAGGGGGGACGTCACCTGCCCGCTGCTCTTCATCCAGCTCAACCAGCTCCTCAACACCCCGGCGGGGCTGGAGTGGAGGGAGATGGCCAG gtgGATCAAGTTTGAGGAGAAGGTGGAGGATGGCGGGGAGCGCTGGAGTGCACCCcatgtcccagctctgcccctgcacagcctgttccagctGAGGACATGCCTGCAGAAGGGGACACTGCTTCTGGATCTGGATGCCACCAGTTTCAAGGAAATAATTG ACAAAGCACTTTCCGAGCAGcctgaggaagcagagctgcagcctgcactgAAGGAGCGCCTGgcagccctcctgctcctccagccacagcaccagcccacaaaatccctgctgcagctccttgccGAGCTTGGTCTCTCTCTGTGCCAAG GGAAAGCCAAAGGCAGGTCTGAGCCCAGAACCCAGGTCTCCAAAACACCTCTTAAGGAGCAG CTGCGAAACAGATTCAAGAAGAAGGTCCCACCAGGGGCTGAAGCAGCCCACGTTGCTGTCGGGGAAGTTGAATTCCTGGAAAAGCCCTTCATTGCCTTCATTCGCCTCAGGCATGGCGTGTCCCTTGGCTCACTGGCTGAGGTTTCTCTTCCAAGCAG GTTCCTCTTCATCCTGCTGGGCCCCCCCAAAGTGAAAGCCTACCAGGAGGTAGGCAGGGCCATGGCCACACTGCTGACAGATGAG CTCTTCCAAAGAGTTGCCCGGCAGGCTGAGCACCGAGAGGACCTCATGGCAGGGATAGAGGCATTTCTGGATGAGCTGGTTGTGCTTCCTCCTGGGAAGTGGGACCCTGGTGCCCGAATTCCTCCTCCAAGCCATCTGCCAGCTCCACGCAGGAG gaCGGCTGTGGACCCACTGGACCAGCAGCCACATGGTAATGGGGACAtgacagcagctggggacagagccagcccagggcacccacactctggggaggagctggagaggacaGGCAG gcTTTTTGGAGGGCTGCTGCGAGACATCCGGAGGAAGGCACCGTGGTACGGCAGCGACTTCTCCGACGCCCTGCACCCTCAGTGCCTCTCAGCAGTGCTCTACATCTACCTGGCGACAGTCACCAATGCCATCACCTTCGGGGGCATGCTGGGGGATGCAACCGCCAACATGCAG GGGGTGCTGGAGAGCTTCCTGGGCACAGCCTTTGCTGGCTCCATCTTCTGCCTCTTTTCGGGCCAACCCCTGACCATCCTGAGCAGCACCGGCCCCGTGCTCGTCTTTGAGcgcctcctcttctccttcagccA GGATCACGGCCTGGACTACCTGGAGTTCCGCCTCTGGATTGGGCTCTGGGTGGCCTTTTTCGGTGTGGTGCTGGTGGCCACTGAGGCCAGTCACCTGGTGAGGTACTTCACCCGCTTCACCGAGGAAGGCTTCTGCGCACTCATCAGCCTGATATTCATCTACGACTCCCTGAAGAAGATGCTGAGCCTGGCAGATGCCTTCCCCATCAACTGGCAGTACCGGCTGGACAACGTCACCTCCTACAGCTGCACCTGCAACTTGTCCAGCCCCG GCCACAGCTCGGCAGGGAATGACTCGTCGCTGCCCTCACCCCTGGCCACCCGGCAGGtacagcccctgctgccaggcaggcaggaaaggccCGGGGGTGAGCCCAAGGTGTCCATGTGTGATCCCTCCTCACCACCCACCTcgtccctgcagcctcctgccaccccagcagggctgagcaggacCCAGTGCCTGGATCGAGGCGGGCATCtcctggggacaagctgccactaTGTGCCCGATGTCACCCTcatctccttcctgctctttgGGGGCACCTTCCTCTTCTGCACCGCACTCAAGCACTTCAGGAGCAGCCGCTACTTCCCCGTGGGG GTGCGGAAGCTGGTGAGCGACTTCGCTGTCATCCTGGCCATCCTCGCCTCCTGCGCTGTCGATGCTCTCCTGGGCCTGGAGACCCCCAAGTTGCTTGTCCCCAGCGAGCTGAAG CCCACAAACCCAGCACGGGGCTGGATCGTTTTCCCCTTTGGAGCCAACCCGTGGTGGGTCTGCCTGCTGTCCGCGGTGCCCGCTGTCCTTGTCACCATCCTCATTTTCATGGACCAGCAGATCACAGCTGTCATTCTTAACCGCAGGGAGTACaagctgcag aaaggagCAGGCTTCCACCTGGACCTCCTCTGTGTCTCCCTCCTGATGGTCGTCACCTCTGTCACTGGCCTCCCCTGGTATGTCTCAGCCACTGTTATCTCCCTGGCACACATGGACAGCCTGAGGAAGGAGAGTGCAACCTCAGCCCCCGGCGAGCCCCCCGAGTTCCTGGGCATCAG ggagcagaggctgacAGGCCTGGCTGTCTTCATCCTGATGGGAGCCTCTGTCTTCATGGCCCCCGTGCTCAAG CACATCCCGATGCCGGTGCTGTATGGGGCGTTCCTGCACATGGGGGTGACGGCCCTGAACAGCATccag CCACAGGGACTTCCtcacctgggagctgcaggcagagctgggacgTGA